From one Peptoniphilaceae bacterium AMB_02 genomic stretch:
- a CDS encoding chromate transporter: protein MGEYIDIFIAFLKIGAFSFGGGYAMIPMIRQEVLINNSWMTELELVDIIAVSQMTPGPIAINLATYLGFKIHGVLGSLVATIAVTLPSFVVMSIFYLAVKKLAGNKYMGWFFTGLKPVVVGLILAGLLSVVGSSIIDGGTAIILLISFYLAHIRKWHPIKVIGVAALIGLLAYGI from the coding sequence TTGGGTGAATATATAGATATATTTATCGCATTTCTAAAAATTGGTGCATTTAGTTTCGGTGGAGGCTATGCAATGATTCCAATGATAAGACAAGAGGTGCTTATTAATAATTCCTGGATGACTGAACTTGAACTGGTGGATATAATTGCGGTATCACAAATGACTCCGGGACCGATTGCTATTAACTTGGCTACTTATTTAGGCTTTAAGATACATGGCGTTTTAGGTTCACTTGTGGCGACGATTGCAGTTACATTACCGTCCTTTGTGGTTATGTCTATATTCTACTTGGCTGTTAAGAAACTCGCCGGTAACAAGTATATGGGCTGGTTTTTTACAGGTCTCAAACCGGTTGTAGTCGGGCTTATATTGGCAGGACTGCTTTCCGTAGTAGGGAGTAGTATAATAGATGGCGGTACAGCTATCATACTTTTAATATCTTTTTATTTAGCACATATTAGAAAATGGCATCCCATTAAAGTAATCGGGGTGGCGGCACTTATTGGTTTATTGGCTTATGGAATTTAA
- the prmC gene encoding peptide chain release factor N(5)-glutamine methyltransferase produces MVISDLFKLWDKNELTIALNHFYGYKREELLLNPNRELKPDELEKMLDLIEKRKKHIPLQYILGKWWFYDIEVEVEEGVLIPRPETEILVEKAIALTKPGMKILEIGTGTGIIAISLAKHTVAEIIAVDISERCIDLSNRNVSLNNISGIDFRKSDLYEAVEGLKFDMIVSNPPYISENERDKLEKELSYEPENALFSGDDGLDIIREIIYKAVYYLNKKGIIIIEIGFDQGEAVRDLLKNSNFTGIELIKDYNGLDRVVVGRLAG; encoded by the coding sequence ATGGTAATTTCTGATCTTTTCAAATTATGGGATAAAAATGAATTAACGATAGCACTAAATCATTTTTATGGATATAAGAGGGAAGAATTACTTTTAAATCCAAATAGAGAATTAAAACCGGATGAGCTTGAAAAGATGCTCGACTTAATAGAGAAGAGAAAAAAGCATATACCTCTTCAGTATATACTTGGCAAATGGTGGTTCTATGATATTGAAGTCGAAGTTGAAGAGGGAGTTTTAATTCCAAGACCGGAGACGGAAATACTCGTAGAAAAAGCGATAGCTTTAACTAAACCCGGTATGAAGATACTGGAGATAGGAACCGGAACGGGTATAATAGCAATATCACTTGCAAAGCACACAGTGGCTGAGATTATTGCAGTAGATATATCTGAGCGGTGTATAGACCTATCCAATAGGAATGTGAGCTTGAATAATATCAGTGGTATTGATTTTAGAAAATCTGATTTATATGAGGCTGTTGAAGGTCTAAAATTTGATATGATCGTCAGCAATCCGCCTTATATAAGTGAAAATGAACGAGATAAACTTGAAAAAGAGCTATCCTATGAACCGGAGAACGCTCTTTTTTCGGGTGATGACGGATTGGATATTATTCGTGAAATTATATATAAAGCAGTTTATTATCTTAACAAAAAGGGTATCATTATAATTGAGATAGGTTTTGATCAAGGTGAAGCTGTTAGAGATTTGCTGAAAAATAGTAATTTCACCGGTATAGAATTGATAAAAGATTACAATGGCCTTGATAGGGTGGTTGTCGGTAGATTAGCTGGTTAG
- a CDS encoding DUF1385 domain-containing protein codes for MTDNTIKRKTSIGGQALIEGIMMRGPILTSIAVRKPNGEIELKVDKTKSISLKIGKLPFIRGMVGLVDAMRIGTDALMYSASFYEEEEDESNEKKGDGLMERIFKDKTDRVMEVFALVLSVVVALVLFFFIPTTVTSLFKNYIKNSVALNLIEGLIRIAIFLTYISVVSLMEDMKRVFMYHGAEHKSIFCYEKGLDLTVENVRVQPRLHPRCGTSFLFSVMLISIVVLSFFGWPNPWVRMLTRLAALPLIVGISYEVNKVLGRSDNPIARALVYPGLFIQKIATVKEPTDDMIEVAITALKEVIPENPELDKW; via the coding sequence ATGACAGACAATACAATAAAAAGAAAGACTAGTATCGGAGGACAAGCTCTGATAGAAGGGATTATGATGAGAGGTCCCATTTTAACTTCAATTGCCGTTAGAAAACCGAATGGCGAAATTGAGCTTAAAGTAGATAAAACTAAAAGCATCTCATTAAAAATAGGAAAACTTCCCTTTATAAGAGGAATGGTTGGTCTGGTTGATGCGATGAGAATCGGCACAGATGCACTGATGTATTCGGCATCCTTTTATGAAGAGGAAGAAGACGAGTCTAATGAAAAAAAGGGCGATGGACTTATGGAGAGAATCTTTAAGGACAAGACGGACAGGGTCATGGAAGTCTTTGCACTGGTTCTATCCGTGGTTGTAGCTTTAGTTCTGTTCTTCTTCATACCTACAACAGTTACTTCGCTATTCAAAAATTATATAAAAAATTCAGTTGCCTTAAATCTAATAGAGGGATTGATAAGAATCGCCATATTCCTAACATATATTTCAGTTGTATCACTAATGGAAGATATGAAAAGGGTGTTTATGTACCATGGCGCAGAACATAAGTCCATATTCTGTTATGAAAAAGGACTTGATTTGACAGTTGAGAATGTTAGAGTTCAGCCTAGACTTCATCCAAGATGCGGTACGAGTTTTTTGTTCTCCGTGATGCTGATATCCATAGTTGTACTATCCTTTTTCGGATGGCCAAATCCATGGGTCAGGATGCTGACTAGATTGGCAGCACTACCGCTCATTGTGGGTATCTCATATGAGGTTAATAAGGTTCTGGGAAGATCTGATAATCCGATTGCCAGAGCTTTGGTTTACCCCGGACTTTTCATTCAAAAGATTGCCACAGTTAAAGAGCCGACTGATGACATGATAGAGGTTGCGATAACGGCTTTAAAGGAAGTAATACCTGAAAATCCGGAGTTGGACAAATGGTAA
- a CDS encoding TetR/AcrR family transcriptional regulator → MGLWIGLKTNSEVSKIPRQKITREMILSEAFEITREFGIDSVNTGVVSKSLGCSVQPIYSYFKNMDDLKIAIYNKTHREFNDRFNSGMSMETAISEYVKFAYEERNLFSLLFLGNFKELYSKSKKLDGKNDIFTELLNEEKKDNKKFEQFVFAHGIASLIVNDKLDMSFEEIRKRIKRFNSKTE, encoded by the coding sequence ATGGGTTTATGGATAGGTTTAAAGACAAATAGTGAGGTGAGTAAAATACCAAGACAAAAGATTACAAGAGAGATGATTTTAAGCGAGGCATTTGAAATTACCAGAGAATTTGGGATTGACTCTGTGAACACTGGTGTTGTATCAAAATCCTTGGGCTGCTCGGTACAGCCTATATACTCTTATTTTAAAAATATGGATGATTTGAAAATCGCCATTTACAATAAAACTCATAGAGAATTCAATGACAGATTTAATTCGGGCATGAGTATGGAGACTGCCATCTCAGAATATGTGAAATTTGCATATGAAGAGAGGAATTTATTTTCATTACTGTTTTTGGGAAACTTCAAGGAGCTGTATAGTAAATCTAAAAAACTGGATGGCAAAAACGACATTTTTACTGAATTATTAAATGAAGAGAAAAAGGATAATAAAAAGTTTGAACAATTCGTTTTTGCACATGGTATTGCATCACTTATAGTAAATGATAAGCTCGATATGAGTTTTGAAGAAATTAGAAAAAGGATTAAGCGGTTTAATAGTAAAACAGAATAG
- a CDS encoding DUF1576 domain-containing protein, which translates to MRLLVNNRLEREELIKYFVLFGFAVFSIGIGFYFSTPSEILNGLKALIIHHGLVDTDAFYIGGIGAAFVNSGLAVVISLALFVLTRTRIGSGEISGILMVFGYSFFGKTIFNMLPLTLGVYFYAFLTKDKLSVHSPMACYASAVGPIVSVLAFHNEFLGYGSLFAIIFGIIVGFITGILIAYFAKLMKVLIRGKSMYVGGFTAGVVAILMNSLLKGIGLGHGPYENPPFVDQSYSMPLVISMVLLFLYLIIIGVIGHGGLVYSLKLLIEENPKRDYVKSHGFYVAITSAGLLGLIGLLYFLIMPGAKMHGEMWAGIFTMSAFSVIGLIPRYIYPFIIGMVGGGFLIGGVNGIVTGGGFLTGAMTKIAARPTMMGTYVGSGISPVTEKFGLRQTIVLGLIYGIITPNLAVIHGWMNTYNSGFALGLVVILFCTEEFRLINAEMALYDRMNKYGFMDRFKDK; encoded by the coding sequence ATGAGGCTTTTAGTTAATAATAGATTGGAAAGGGAAGAGCTGATAAAATACTTTGTGCTATTTGGCTTTGCGGTATTTTCAATAGGCATAGGATTTTACTTTTCAACTCCTTCCGAAATTCTTAACGGATTGAAGGCTTTAATAATACATCATGGTCTTGTAGATACAGACGCTTTTTATATAGGTGGAATAGGTGCGGCATTTGTGAATTCGGGCTTGGCAGTTGTAATCAGTCTTGCATTATTTGTCTTAACCAGAACGAGAATCGGTTCCGGAGAGATATCGGGAATACTGATGGTATTCGGTTACTCTTTTTTTGGAAAGACAATTTTCAACATGCTGCCACTGACTTTAGGAGTCTACTTCTATGCGTTTTTAACTAAAGACAAGCTTTCGGTTCATTCACCGATGGCCTGTTATGCATCTGCAGTAGGACCCATAGTTTCGGTCCTGGCTTTTCACAACGAGTTTTTAGGTTATGGGAGTTTATTTGCGATTATTTTCGGTATTATCGTAGGTTTTATTACCGGAATTCTAATAGCTTATTTTGCAAAACTTATGAAGGTTTTGATTAGAGGAAAATCAATGTATGTTGGAGGATTTACAGCCGGAGTAGTGGCGATACTGATGAATTCACTACTTAAAGGGATAGGTCTTGGACATGGTCCTTATGAAAATCCTCCTTTTGTCGACCAATCATATAGCATGCCGCTTGTAATAAGCATGGTATTATTGTTTTTATATTTAATTATTATAGGGGTTATAGGTCATGGCGGACTGGTGTATTCACTTAAGCTTTTAATCGAAGAGAACCCCAAAAGAGACTATGTTAAATCGCATGGTTTTTATGTTGCAATAACAAGTGCTGGTCTTCTGGGTTTAATAGGATTGCTTTATTTTTTAATAATGCCCGGAGCAAAAATGCATGGCGAGATGTGGGCGGGTATTTTCACCATGTCTGCATTCTCAGTAATTGGTTTGATTCCAAGATATATCTATCCTTTTATCATTGGTATGGTAGGTGGAGGATTTTTAATCGGAGGAGTAAATGGCATTGTTACAGGCGGAGGATTTCTCACCGGAGCTATGACCAAAATAGCTGCTAGACCTACAATGATGGGGACTTATGTGGGAAGCGGTATATCACCGGTTACTGAAAAATTTGGATTAAGACAGACGATAGTTTTAGGATTAATATATGGAATAATTACGCCTAATCTGGCGGTTATACATGGATGGATGAACACGTATAATAGTGGTTTTGCACTTGGACTTGTAGTTATATTATTCTGTACTGAAGAATTTAGACTCATTAATGCCGAGATGGCACTTTATGACAGAATGAACAAATATGGGTTTATGGATAGGTTTAAAGACAAATAG
- a CDS encoding chromate transporter, whose amino-acid sequence MFKVFLSIGMFTFGGGVAMIPIIEKEVVTNRKWLTDDDFLDVIAMAQASPGVMAANMSIFIGYKLKGFMGALVCLVAAILPSFLIMLAIAAFFAGFRDLKFVDSMFKGIRAAVVALLASSVLILSTKSNFKLIQFVFVLIVAVLVIYLKVSPIWLILAGGIGYIIYKLLILAIKR is encoded by the coding sequence ATGTTTAAGGTTTTTTTATCAATAGGGATGTTCACATTTGGCGGTGGTGTTGCAATGATACCCATCATCGAAAAAGAAGTTGTGACAAATAGAAAATGGTTGACGGATGACGATTTTTTAGATGTAATTGCCATGGCTCAAGCATCGCCCGGAGTTATGGCTGCAAACATGAGTATTTTCATAGGATATAAACTGAAAGGTTTTATGGGAGCATTGGTATGCCTTGTAGCGGCAATACTTCCTTCATTCCTAATAATGCTTGCTATAGCCGCATTTTTTGCGGGTTTTAGAGATTTGAAGTTTGTCGACAGCATGTTTAAAGGTATTAGAGCAGCGGTGGTAGCACTCTTGGCATCCTCAGTTCTAATACTATCTACGAAAAGTAATTTTAAATTAATACAATTCGTATTTGTGCTAATCGTTGCGGTGCTTGTAATCTACTTAAAAGTAAGTCCCATTTGGCTTATACTTGCAGGTGGAATAGGTTATATTATTTATAAATTGTTAATTTTGGCAATTAAGAGATAG
- the rpmE gene encoding 50S ribosomal protein L31, whose amino-acid sequence MKDGIHPEYHEATVTCACGNTFTTGSTKENLKVEICSECHPFYTGRQKFVERGGRVERFKKKYNRD is encoded by the coding sequence ATGAAAGACGGAATTCATCCTGAATATCACGAAGCAACAGTTACTTGTGCTTGTGGAAATACATTTACTACAGGATCCACTAAAGAAAACCTAAAAGTAGAGATTTGCTCAGAATGTCATCCATTCTACACTGGAAGACAGAAATTTGTTGAGCGTGGTGGTAGAGTAGAGAGATTTAAGAAGAAATATAATAGAGATTAA
- the prfA gene encoding peptide chain release factor 1, with the protein MKDKLLAIEKRFNELEQKIIDPEVMKDMPTWQRYCKEHSDLQPIIDIAREYIDNDKIIEEDKQMLNEASDDDMKELLKEEIDERSKALEVQEEEIKILLLPKDPNDHKNVIVEIRAGAGGDEAGLFAGDLYRMYQMYADSRGWKTEVMSFSDQGVGGVKEAIFMINGKGAYSMLKYESGVHRVQRVPTTESSGRIHTSTATVAVLPEAEDVDVEINQSDLRVDVYRSSGNGGQSVNTTDSAVRITHIPTGIVVSCQDEKSQLKNKDKAMKILKTRLYDKMLEEQNAEISENRRSQVGTGDRSERIRTYNFPQGRITDHRINMTIYQLESFLNGDIQEMIDSLITEDQTKKLAAVS; encoded by the coding sequence ATGAAAGACAAGTTACTGGCTATTGAGAAGAGGTTCAATGAACTGGAACAGAAGATAATAGATCCTGAAGTTATGAAGGATATGCCTACTTGGCAAAGGTATTGTAAGGAACATTCCGATCTTCAACCTATAATCGATATAGCAAGAGAATATATAGATAATGATAAGATTATCGAAGAGGACAAGCAGATGCTAAATGAAGCGTCTGACGATGATATGAAAGAGCTATTAAAGGAAGAGATCGATGAAAGATCCAAGGCTCTAGAAGTACAGGAAGAGGAGATTAAAATCCTTCTACTTCCGAAGGATCCTAATGATCATAAGAATGTTATCGTGGAGATCAGGGCAGGAGCAGGTGGAGACGAAGCCGGACTCTTTGCAGGAGATCTGTATAGGATGTATCAAATGTATGCTGATTCCAGAGGCTGGAAAACCGAGGTAATGAGTTTTAGTGATCAAGGAGTTGGCGGTGTAAAAGAAGCCATCTTTATGATCAATGGTAAAGGTGCTTATTCGATGCTGAAATACGAGTCGGGAGTGCATAGAGTTCAAAGAGTTCCAACCACTGAATCAAGTGGTAGAATCCATACTTCAACAGCAACTGTTGCAGTACTGCCTGAAGCAGAGGATGTCGATGTTGAAATAAATCAATCGGATCTAAGAGTTGATGTCTACAGATCTTCTGGAAATGGTGGACAGTCAGTTAATACTACAGACTCAGCTGTTAGAATTACACATATACCTACGGGTATCGTAGTTTCGTGTCAGGATGAAAAATCACAGCTTAAGAATAAAGATAAGGCTATGAAGATTTTGAAAACCAGACTTTATGATAAGATGCTTGAAGAGCAAAATGCTGAAATCTCTGAGAATAGAAGATCTCAAGTCGGTACAGGTGACAGATCCGAGAGGATTAGAACTTATAATTTCCCTCAAGGTAGAATAACCGATCACAGAATAAATATGACCATTTATCAGCTCGAGTCATTCTTAAATGGAGATATCCAGGAGATGATAGACTCACTTATTACAGAAGACCAGACAAAGAAACTGGCTGCAGTAAGTTAA